Part of the Euzebya sp. genome, GGGCGGTGGGCCATCGGTGGCGTCGGTGTGGACGTCCGTCACCGCGCGGCGCCGGTCGCGAGTCGGCGCGAGGTCACAGGCTGCCGGCGAGGTCGACCAGCAGGTCGCGGGGCTGCGGGCCGGCCAGGCCGTGCAGCAGCCCGTCGGCCTCCCAGATGACCGCCGCCGCGAGACCCGAGTCGTCGCCGAACGCGACGGCCGGGGCGCCGTCGAGGGTGATCGCGTCCCACACCAGCTCGCCGTCGGAGGGGACGGGGATCGGCAGGGTGTGACGCCAGTCGTCGATGCCGGCGAGCTGGTCGCGCAGGCTGTCGGGCAGCTCGTCCCGAGCGAGCAGGAACGCGCGGATGTCCTCGAGCGGGGCGCCGTCGGCGGCGATCTCCACCGCGCCGGCCCGACCGGCGACCAGCTGGGGCAGGCCCGCGAGGTCGAGGTCGAGGTGGTCGCCGCCGGACGGGGTGGGCGCGGAGCTGGTCTCGTCGACGAGGAGGGTGGCGACCGCCGGGGGGACGGTGACGCGGATCGCCGCGCCGTCCAGCGCGGGCGGGACGCCGTTGCCGTCGCGCGACCGGAGGGTCAGGGTCGCGGCGCCACCCCCGCTCGCGATGTACGTCGGCGTGGCATCGGTCCCGAGGGCCGCGATGAGCGCGTCGGCGTCCGGCGGCACCAGGCCGCTCACCGCCTCGGCGTCCGCGGGGTCGGAGGTGGTGGTCGGCTCGTCCGCCCGGTCGACGGCGACGTCGCCGAGGTCGGCCAGACCGGACAGGTCGCCGATCGCGTCGACATCGATCTGGACGACCTGCAGGCGCTCGCCGCGGAAGGTGTCGAGGAACTGCGCGACGGCGGTCCGCCCGCCCGGCGTGAGCACGAGCGCCACCGCGAGGGCGACCACGACGCCGAGCGCCGGCAGGGTCGCGACGCGCTGGGGGCGCCAGCGGCGGGCGCGCCGTCCGGGCCGGCGGCTGTCGGCACGTCCCGCCGGAGCGGTGGGGGCGGGGGGCGATGCCGGCGGACCGGTCCGCGACACCGTCCGGGCAGGCGGCTGCGGTCCGGACGGATCGACGGGGTCCAGCGCGCCGATCAGGCGGCGGGCCACGCCGGCATCCGCCGCCAACCCGACGATGACGTCGCGGCAGGCGTCGCACTCGTCGAGGTGGGACTCGACGGCTGCGGACGACTGGTCGAGGTGAGTCCGCAGCGCCCCGGTGGAGGGGCAGGCGGTCGCGGGGGCGCTGGTCGCGTCTCGGGTGGTCATGGGGTCTCCTGGGTCAGCGGTCGCCTGCGGCGGGGTCGGCGGCGGCGGGGTCGGCGGTCGTGGGGTCCTCCCACCGGCGTCGGAAGGCCCGCTCGCCGCGGGCGAGCAGGACGCCGACGGACCCCTCGGCCACGCCGAGGGTCGCGGCGATCTCGGCGTAGGGGTGGCCGGAGTGGCGCAGCAGCAGCGCCGTGGCCTGCCGGTCGGGCAGCTCGGCGAGCACGGCGCGGACGCGGTCCTGGGTCTCGTGGCGGTCGGCGACCACGTCGGGGGTGTCGTCCGGCGTGGGGTCGACGGACCGGCCGTGGACCGCGACCCGGGCCTGCTCGCGCTGTCGCGAGCGGATCCGGTTCAGTGCGGCGTTCACCGTCACCCGGTTGAGCCACGCGGCCACGTCGGCGTCGCCGCGGTCCGCGACCGGCGCGTCGTCCAGCTTCGCGATGGCGTCCGCTGCCACCTCCTCGGCGGTCGCGGGGTCGACCAGCCGACGGGCCAGGCCCGTCAGGCGCGCGTAGTGGGCCGCGAAGGCCTCCTCAGGTGTCATCCACCCCTTCCAACACCGCCGCCGACGAGATCCTGACACCCGGCGCGGACGTGGGGGGTCTAGGACGACTCGGTGTAGATCCCGTCGATCACGTCGGAGTACTTCTGGCTGACGACGTGCCGCTTGAGCTTCATCGACGGGGTCAGCTCGCCGGACTCGACCGTCCAGTCGGTGCCGAGGAGCTCCCAGCGCTTGACCTGCTCGACGCGGGCGAGCTTCGCGTTGGCGGCGTCGACCGCGGCGGCGACCTCGGCGCGGACGTCGTCGCGCTCCGCGAACTCCGCCAGCGATGCGAACGGGATGCCGCGCTTGGCCGCCCACGACTCGGCGGCCTCGGGGTCGAGGACGACCAGCGCGGAGATGTAGTTCCGGTCGTCGCCGACGGCCATGACCTGGCCGATGAGGGGGTGCTGCTTCAGCTGGGTCTCGATCTCGTTGGGGCTGATGTTCTTGCCCGAGGAGGTGACGATGATCTCCTTCTTCCGCCCCACGATGGACAGGTACCCCTCGTCGTCGATCCTCCCGAGGTCGCCGGTGTGCAGCCAGCCGTCGTCGTCGAACAGCTCGGCGGTGGCCTCGGGCCGCTCGAAGTACTCCGGGGTCATGGTCGGGCCTCGGGCGATGATCTCGCCGTCGGGGGCGATCGCCACCTCGATGCCGGGCAGCGCGGTGCCGACGGTGCCGAGCTTCGCCCGGCCGGGCCGGTTCGCGTTGGTGACCGCGGTCGTCTCGGTCATCCCGTAGACGTTCATGATGTCTATGCCGAGGCCCTTGAAGAACATCAGCAGGTCGTCGGGCATCGGCGCCGCGCCGGTGAGGGCGATCTGGAGGTTCCCGAACCCGAGGGCCTCGCGGACCTTCGAGTAGACGAGCTTCTCGAACAGCATCGCCTGGCCCTGCAGGACCAGCGACGGCCGCTTGCCCGAGAACGCCATCGCCCCGAGCTGGGGCAGGATCGCGAAGGCCTGCTCGCCGAGCTTGGCCTTCGGCCCCTCCGCGGCGTCGATGCGGGCGAGGAGGGCGGCGCGCATCTTCTCCCACACCCGCGGGACGGCGAGGAACGCGGTCGGCTGCGCCTCGGGGAGGTACTCGGCGATCCGGGTGTAGTCGGTGCAGAAATGCGTCTTCGCCGCGTACTTGATGCCCTGCCAGTGGCTGTACATCCGCTCGGCGACGTGGGCGAGGGGGAGGTAGGAGAGGATGCTCGGCTTCATCGGCATCTCGAAGATGTCGCGCGCCGTCTCCATGATGTAGAGCACCCCGCGGTGGGTCTCGACGACCCCCTTCGGCGGGCCGGTCGTGCCGGAGGTGTAGATGAGCGTCGCGACGTCGTCGGGCTGGACGGCCTGCCAGGTGTCGGTGAACACCTGCTCGCCGACCTCGTCGAGGTGCGCCTGCCCCTCCGCGAGGAAGTCCGCCCAGCTGATCACGCCGTCCCCGTGGCACAGCTCGGCACCCTCCACGACGACGATCGTCTGGAGGTCGGGCAGGCGGTCGCGGACGCTCGCCCACCGCGCGTAGGTCGCGGGGTCGTCGACCACGGCCACCTTCGCGTGGCAGTTGCCGGCCACGTAGGCGATCTGGTCCTCCGCCAGGGTGTTGTAGACGCTGACGCCGGTCGCGCCGGCGTGGAAGCTGCCGACGTCGGCGATGCAGTGCTCGGGGCGGTTGAGCAGCATGATCGCGACGAAGTCGCCCTTGCCCAGCCCGCGGGCGTGGAGCGCCATCGCGAACCGCCTGGCCGCCTCGCCGTAGTCCGCCCAGGTCATCCAGGTCCAGGTGCCGTCGTCGTCACGGCTGCCGAGGGCGTCGGCGGTCCCGTAGGTGGACACCGCGG contains:
- a CDS encoding sigma-70 family RNA polymerase sigma factor produces the protein MTPEEAFAAHYARLTGLARRLVDPATAEEVAADAIAKLDDAPVADRGDADVAAWLNRVTVNAALNRIRSRQREQARVAVHGRSVDPTPDDTPDVVADRHETQDRVRAVLAELPDRQATALLLRHSGHPYAEIAATLGVAEGSVGVLLARGERAFRRRWEDPTTADPAAADPAAGDR
- a CDS encoding long-chain fatty acid--CoA ligase; this translates as MTDQVISERERILDRISGQTLCTLFQSAVSTYGTADALGSRDDDGTWTWMTWADYGEAARRFAMALHARGLGKGDFVAIMLLNRPEHCIADVGSFHAGATGVSVYNTLAEDQIAYVAGNCHAKVAVVDDPATYARWASVRDRLPDLQTIVVVEGAELCHGDGVISWADFLAEGQAHLDEVGEQVFTDTWQAVQPDDVATLIYTSGTTGPPKGVVETHRGVLYIMETARDIFEMPMKPSILSYLPLAHVAERMYSHWQGIKYAAKTHFCTDYTRIAEYLPEAQPTAFLAVPRVWEKMRAALLARIDAAEGPKAKLGEQAFAILPQLGAMAFSGKRPSLVLQGQAMLFEKLVYSKVREALGFGNLQIALTGAAPMPDDLLMFFKGLGIDIMNVYGMTETTAVTNANRPGRAKLGTVGTALPGIEVAIAPDGEIIARGPTMTPEYFERPEATAELFDDDGWLHTGDLGRIDDEGYLSIVGRKKEIIVTSSGKNISPNEIETQLKQHPLIGQVMAVGDDRNYISALVVLDPEAAESWAAKRGIPFASLAEFAERDDVRAEVAAAVDAANAKLARVEQVKRWELLGTDWTVESGELTPSMKLKRHVVSQKYSDVIDGIYTESS